Below is a genomic region from Gemmatimonadota bacterium.
ATTGCCGGAGTCTACATCGATCCACTTTCACGGTGTGGAGCTCGCAAATTCCCAGGATGGAGTGCCGTTCATAACGCAACCTCCGATCAAGCCAGGGCAGAGTTACACGTACGACTTCATACCGCCGAATCACGGCTCGCACATGTATCACTCGCACCACAACTCCACCAAACAGGTCAGCCTCGGCCTGCTCGGGGCATTCATCGTGGAGCCCAAGGACAGCTCGGAAGAGCCGCACGCGGACGTCGATCACGTGCTGATTCTGAACGACGGGCTGAACGGCTTTACCATCAACGGCAAGGGGTTTCCGGCTACCGAGCCGATCGTCGCCAAGCTCGGGCAGACGGTGCGGATCCGCTTCATGAACGAGGGGATGATGATCCACCCGATGCACCTGCATGGCATGCACATGACGGTGATAGCCAAGGACGGGTGGGCCCAGCCGCAGCCATGGAAATGCGACACCCTCAACGTGGCTCCGGGCGAGCGCTGGGACGTGCTGGTGAAGTGCAACAACCCCGGCACCTGGGCGTTCCACTGTCACATTCTGCCTCATGCGGAGTCGGAGCACGGAATGTTCGGAATGGTGACGGCGCTGATTGTGAAGTAACTGGCGGAAGGCGATCGGCAGGTAGTGATCTTCGTTGGTCGTGGTAGCTTTATAGCCATGACCAACGACAGTCAGGCCAGCGGGGACGGTACCCCTCCAGTCATTCCGGCCCCACCGTCCGGGTCACAATCGCGGCCACCGTCGGCCGGCATGTACGAGAGGATTGTGGAGGTCGCGGCGGATGCAATTGTGACGATCAACGAGGCACAGGAGATAGTGCACTTCAACCGCGGCGCGGAGCAGATTTTCGGATATCGGAGGGACGAGGTGCTGGGCACCAACCTGAACGCACTGTTGCCGCCGCAGTTCCGCGCGACCCATGCCGCATACGTAGTCGCATTCGGCGAATCCACTGAGACGGCCAGACTCATGGGTCATCGCCGTGAAGTGTTCGGCCTCAGGAAAGACGGAACGGAGTTTCCAGCCGAAGCATCGATTCTCAAGCTGGATGCGCCGGATGGCCGCCGGCTGTATACCGCTCTGGTGCGCGACGTGACCGATCGCAGGCAGATGGACGCGCACCAGCGGTTTCTCGCTGAGGTCGGTATCGCGCTCAGTCGCTCGCTCGACTACGAGGCCACAATCGCATCCGTGGTGCGCCTTCCCGTGCCGATGCTTGCAGATGCCTGTATCATCGAGGTGATCGACGAGTCGGGGGAGATTCGTCGTGCAACGCACGGGAGAGCCGACCTGTTGAGTGGAGCGGCATCTTCCGATGCAACAAGGCAGGAATTACCACTCATTGCGCGCGACCAGGCGGTGGGTGTGTTGACATTCCTGAAAGCCGGCACGCCGCGTAGCAACGACCGGGGTGAGGCGATCATCGCAGGTAACTTTGCCGCGCGTGCCGCGCTCGCGATCGACAACGCGCGACTGTATCAGCATGCGCAACGCGCAACGGCCGCCAGGGACGAGATACTGGGAGTCGTATCACACGACCTCAGGAATCCACTGAGCGCGATCGCGATGTGCTCGCGAGTGCTCGTGGACACACCGCCTTCCGATCCCGTGGCGCGACGCGATCTGGCGAAGACCATATACGAATCGACAACGTGGATGTCGCGCATGATTCAGGATCTGCTCGATGTGTCCGCGATTGAAGCGGGGGTCCTGTCGGTAATCCGCGACACCGAGGACATCGGCCAGATCGTGACGCGGGCCGCGGGACTCTTCACGCGGAGAGCGGCCGACAGCGGTGTCGCACTCGTAGTCACGCTGGAGGAACCGCTGGCGCGAGTGTCCGTAGACGCCGAGCGAATGGCACAGGCGATAGCGAACCTCATAGGGAACGCGGTGAAGTTCACCCCCTCGGGCGGACGTGTCTCAGTCGAGGCGTGCGCGCGGGGCGAAACCCTGGAGGTTGTCGTGGCGGACACGGGACGCGGAATCGCCGAAACGGACATCCCATTCATTTTCGATCGCTTCTGGCATACGCGCGGCTCCGCTGCGGGAACGGGGTTGGGGTTGGCGATCGCGAAGGGAATCGTCGAAGCTCACGGTGGAACCATTGCTGTTGCAAGCAAGATCGGAGAAGGCAGTCGTTTCATGGTCAGTCTGCCGCGAACGGGTGCTACTGACTGACCGGGATGAAAGTTGCAGGGTATCCAGTACAAACTCACCAGCAGCAGGAGGTTGCCATGAAGAACCAGCCTGATCCCAGGAACGACACCGGAGCATCGGACGCGGACGTTCCCCGGTTTCGCGAGCTCGACCGCGGTGAGATAGAGGAGATCCTTGCTCGCAACAACGTCGGGAGAATCGCATTCTCACTTCATGATCGCGTGGACATAGAGCCGATCAACTACGTGTTCGATGCCGGCTGGATATTCGGTCGTACGAGTCATGGTACAAAACTCGCGACGATCGCGCACCATCCCTGGGTTGCGTTCGAGGTGGACGAGGTCCACAGCCTCTTCCATTGGTCGAGTGTGGTGGTCAAGGGCGCATTCTATCTGATAGATGCGGACACATCGATACGACAGGATCCCGCTTTCAATCGCGGCGTCGAGTTGCTTCGGGCGCTCATACCTCAAACACTGACGGCCAACGATCCAACGCCGTTCCGCAATTCGGTGTTTCGCATTCACCTGGACGAGGTGACAGGCCGCGCGGCGAATGGATAGCGCTCTCGGGTATCGCAGCAAAGGCAGAGTGTCCCGTTGTTAGTTCCAAAGCTCGTTACCACGCTCAAGACGTACGATCGCGATCAGTTCCTTGGCGATCTTACAGCGGGAGTGATCGTTGGGGTTGTTGCACTCCCGCTCGCGATAGCCTTCGCAATTGCGAGTGGTGTTCCGCCGGGTCGCGGTCTGTGGACCGCGATCGTGGCTGGCTTCATAATCTCTGCACTCGGCGGATCGCGCGTTCAGATCGGCGGTCCGACCGGTGCGTTCGTGGTTATCGTTTACGGCATCGTCCAGAAATACGGGATCGACGGTCTCACCGTAGCAACGCTCATGGCGGGCGCGATACTCGTCGTCATGGGGCTGGCGAAGCTCGGCTCCGCGATCAAGTTCATTCCGCGGCCCGTCGTGACCGGTTTCACCAGCGGGATCGCGGTGATCATCTTCTCCGGAGAGATAAAGGATTTCTTCGGACTTTCGATGGGTACTGTTCCGTCGGCATTCATCGCGAAGTGGCAGGCGTTCGCTGCGCACGCGGGAGCGATCACTCCGGCTGCGCTCGGTGTGTCCGTTGCATCGATGGCGATAATTCTGCTGTGGCCACGTGTGAACCGGCGCATCCCGGGGCCGTTCGTTGCTCTGATCGTGATGACAGCGGCGGCACAGCTGCTGCACCTTCCCATCGAGACGATCGGCTCCAGATTCGGCACGATTGCGGCGTCAGTACCTCATCCGGAAGTACCGCATCTGTCGCTCGCCCAGATATCCGCCCTCGTCGGTCCCGCGTTCACGATCGCATTTCTGGCGGCTGTGGAATCATTGCTGTCCGCTGTTGTTGCAGATGGAATGATCGGCAGCAGACATCGCTCGAACATGGAGCTCGTCGCGCAGGGCGTGGCCAATCTTGCGGCGCCCTTGTTCGGCGGCATTCCAGCGACCGGTGCCATCGCCCGCACGGCGACGAACATCAAGAACGGCGGACGCACTCCGGTCGCTGGAATGGTGCACGCGCTGACGCTGCTGGTCATCACGGTGTTCGCGGGACAGTGGGCGGCGCTCATTCCACTCTCTGTACTCGCTGCGATTCTCGTCGTGGTCGCGTACCACATGAGTGAGTGGCGAACGTTTCTCACGGAGCTGCGCTCTCCCAAGAGCGACGTGGCGGTTCTGCTGACGACATTTCTGCTGACACTGCTGGTCGATCTGACAGTTGGTATTGGTGTCGGCATGGTGCTGGCAGCGTTCCTGTTCATTCGCCGCATGGCTGAGGTGACGCAGATCAGCTCCGTTGCAGACGAGTCCGACGAGGATGCGCACGCCGGCGATCCATATGAGACGGATCCGAACGCAATACATCGGAGGTCGGTACCGAAGGGCGTCGAAGTATTCGAGATCAACGGACCCTTCTTCTTCGGCGCTGCCGAGGCGTTCAGGGATACGATTGGACAGGTGGCTCGCAAGCCGCGCGTTCTCATCATTCGCATGCGCTACGTGCCGGCGCTCGATTCCACGGGTATGTACACGCTGAGTGAACTGGCGCGACGCTCCAGGAAGGATGGCACCACGGTTCTCCTTTCCGACGTGCACATGCAACCGATGGTTGCACTCACCGGATCGCCGGCACTCACGGAGATCGGGAAGGAGAATCTGTTCGACAACATCGACGCTGCACTGGTCCGGGCCCGCGAGCTGGTCGGTGTCCCGGTGGTGGACAGTGAGATAGCGGCTGGCGGTGAGCCCTAGCCCAGCGCGGCGTCGGACGCGTGACGCAGAGCAGTAATGAAGCCGGCGATGTGATCCGGGGCGGGCGGAGGCGCGGCGAAAAACGGATCCATCACTGTGGACCGAAGGACGACGAGTCCATCGCTGCCCGCGCGCTTCCAGTCATCTTCGGTGCAGACGCCGAGCTCGTGGAGCAACGTCGTGATCGCTCCATCGTACATGGGTGTCTGGAATCGCGTTCGAGATATGATGTATTCCGGCGTCGCGCCCGCGACCTCGAGACTCATCAGCGAGTAGATGCGCTCGTTGAACGCATTCACGGCGTCGAGAGTGGTGAGTGACGGATGATGAACCAGGTAGCAGATGATGTTGATGTCCGGTCGCGGTAGAAGCACAACCCGGAATGGCGCGACATCGGCTGTGTACAATCCGTCGTAAAGGCGGCGCGCACCAGCGGCAGTCTGTTCGATGAGATGACCATAGCCAGTCTCATTCAGCGGAAGGACCTTGTGGCTCAACCACACCGCCGCCGCTGCCGCGCCGGGCTTCGATCCCTCGAAGATGAAGCGTCCGAGGTAGAGATCCTGGACGGAGTCGAGTCCTGCCGTCGGCGCGAGGTAGGGCGGGTCGGTGGCGACCAGCTCTCTCGCGCGTCGTTCCTTCAGCAGAAAGGCTCCTGCCGGATAGGGCACGTAACCCAGCTTGTGCGGATCGATCGTGACGGAGTCCGCATCGCCCAGTGCGGTCATTGCGCGAACCCACAGCTCGCTCGGCCAGTCGCACCCTGACGATGCGCGGATGTCGGCAGCCGAGCGACGGTTGCCGTCCGCACTCCACGTCACCGCAGCTGCGTAACCGCCGTAGCACGCGTCGGAGTGTACGTGAAATGTGACACCGAGCTCTGTCTCGGCGCGCCCGCGTACAGCGAGAACCTCGTCGAGCTGATCGACAGCGGATTCTTCAGTCGTTCCGCACACCGTTATGCATGCCATGATCGGCACGCGTCGCCTGGTGAGAGAGCGAACAGTGTCCCATAGTGCCGCTGTATCGAGGCGAAAGTGACTGTCGACCGGAATCCGGACAATCTGATTGGACCCGATTCCAAGTGCACGGATGATCTTCTCCCACGAATAGTGCGCTGTGGATGCGACGAGGATGACACTGGCGGGCAGCGGATCGCCATAATCCAGTGCGAGGCGGCGTCCGTAGTCCTGGTAGCCGACCGTGGAGAGTGAATGGTTTGCTAGCGCCCAGGTCACGCGTTCGTGGGAATCCGATTTCCAGAGTGCGTCCCACAGCTCGAGCGAGTCTGTTGTCCGGATGTTAAGCAGCTGTTGGAGCGAGAGCGACTCGAGCGGCGCGGTCGTACCATCCGGTAGCGCAACCGTGAGATCGACGTGGAGATCGCGCGCCGCTCCAGCTGCGGCGAGTGGGAGGTAGAACACGTTTCGGGCGATCCACAGAGCCTCGAAATTCGCAACCGTTCCGCCGGACGTAAGATGTCCCCACGATTGGGCCGGATCGTATCCGATCATGCCTGCCAGCTGTGCGGCGACTTCCAACTCCAGGCGCGAGGTGACCGGAGACGCCTCGACCGAAACGTTGTTCGGATTGTAGAGCATGGTTGCGAAAAAGCCAACCTGCGCGGCGATCGTCTGCTCCGATAGCATGTGCGCGCGATATCGTCCGCTGAAGAACGGGACTCCTCGTTTGAGCTCTGCGAGGAGTCCCATCAACTCCTGCGTCAGCGTCGATACGGCGTTCTCGTACCCGGGCTTGCGCTTGTCGGTCTCGCGAATTGTAAAGCCATCTTCCGGATGGTAGTTGCGCCGCCAGAATACATGATCGCGCAGCGCCTCGACGATCACGCGCTCCAGCAGGTCGGCGTTCTCGGCGCGAGGGCCCAGGAACCATGCGCGAAGCGCGTCATGCGATTCCGAAGAATCCGGTGCAGGCGTGTCAGCCGCCGTCATGCGCCTGCCGTGTGCGATACGTACGCCAGCACTGCCCAGTAGTGACAGAAGCTTCCAGCCATCACGAACAGGTGCCATATCTCGTGAAAGCCGAACGTGCGTGGCGCAGGATCGGGCCACTTGGTGGCGTATACGACGGCGCCTACGGTGTAGAACGCACCGCCTGCGATGATCCAGATAAAGAATCCCATCGGAGCAGCGCCGAGCAACGGCTTCGCGACTATCATCGCAGCCCAGCCCATGCCCAGATAGAGTACGGTCGAGA
It encodes:
- a CDS encoding pyridoxal-dependent decarboxylase; protein product: MAPVRDGWKLLSLLGSAGVRIAHGRRMTAADTPAPDSSESHDALRAWFLGPRAENADLLERVIVEALRDHVFWRRNYHPEDGFTIRETDKRKPGYENAVSTLTQELMGLLAELKRGVPFFSGRYRAHMLSEQTIAAQVGFFATMLYNPNNVSVEASPVTSRLELEVAAQLAGMIGYDPAQSWGHLTSGGTVANFEALWIARNVFYLPLAAAGAARDLHVDLTVALPDGTTAPLESLSLQQLLNIRTTDSLELWDALWKSDSHERVTWALANHSLSTVGYQDYGRRLALDYGDPLPASVILVASTAHYSWEKIIRALGIGSNQIVRIPVDSHFRLDTAALWDTVRSLTRRRVPIMACITVCGTTEESAVDQLDEVLAVRGRAETELGVTFHVHSDACYGGYAAAVTWSADGNRRSAADIRASSGCDWPSELWVRAMTALGDADSVTIDPHKLGYVPYPAGAFLLKERRARELVATDPPYLAPTAGLDSVQDLYLGRFIFEGSKPGAAAAAVWLSHKVLPLNETGYGHLIEQTAAGARRLYDGLYTADVAPFRVVLLPRPDINIICYLVHHPSLTTLDAVNAFNERIYSLMSLEVAGATPEYIISRTRFQTPMYDGAITTLLHELGVCTEDDWKRAGSDGLVVLRSTVMDPFFAAPPPAPDHIAGFITALRHASDAALG
- a CDS encoding pyridoxamine 5'-phosphate oxidase family protein, whose product is MKNQPDPRNDTGASDADVPRFRELDRGEIEEILARNNVGRIAFSLHDRVDIEPINYVFDAGWIFGRTSHGTKLATIAHHPWVAFEVDEVHSLFHWSSVVVKGAFYLIDADTSIRQDPAFNRGVELLRALIPQTLTANDPTPFRNSVFRIHLDEVTGRAANG
- a CDS encoding ATP-binding protein, whose protein sequence is MTNDSQASGDGTPPVIPAPPSGSQSRPPSAGMYERIVEVAADAIVTINEAQEIVHFNRGAEQIFGYRRDEVLGTNLNALLPPQFRATHAAYVVAFGESTETARLMGHRREVFGLRKDGTEFPAEASILKLDAPDGRRLYTALVRDVTDRRQMDAHQRFLAEVGIALSRSLDYEATIASVVRLPVPMLADACIIEVIDESGEIRRATHGRADLLSGAASSDATRQELPLIARDQAVGVLTFLKAGTPRSNDRGEAIIAGNFAARAALAIDNARLYQHAQRATAARDEILGVVSHDLRNPLSAIAMCSRVLVDTPPSDPVARRDLAKTIYESTTWMSRMIQDLLDVSAIEAGVLSVIRDTEDIGQIVTRAAGLFTRRAADSGVALVVTLEEPLARVSVDAERMAQAIANLIGNAVKFTPSGGRVSVEACARGETLEVVVADTGRGIAETDIPFIFDRFWHTRGSAAGTGLGLAIAKGIVEAHGGTIAVASKIGEGSRFMVSLPRTGATD
- a CDS encoding SulP family inorganic anion transporter; this encodes MLVPKLVTTLKTYDRDQFLGDLTAGVIVGVVALPLAIAFAIASGVPPGRGLWTAIVAGFIISALGGSRVQIGGPTGAFVVIVYGIVQKYGIDGLTVATLMAGAILVVMGLAKLGSAIKFIPRPVVTGFTSGIAVIIFSGEIKDFFGLSMGTVPSAFIAKWQAFAAHAGAITPAALGVSVASMAIILLWPRVNRRIPGPFVALIVMTAAAQLLHLPIETIGSRFGTIAASVPHPEVPHLSLAQISALVGPAFTIAFLAAVESLLSAVVADGMIGSRHRSNMELVAQGVANLAAPLFGGIPATGAIARTATNIKNGGRTPVAGMVHALTLLVITVFAGQWAALIPLSVLAAILVVVAYHMSEWRTFLTELRSPKSDVAVLLTTFLLTLLVDLTVGIGVGMVLAAFLFIRRMAEVTQISSVADESDEDAHAGDPYETDPNAIHRRSVPKGVEVFEINGPFFFGAAEAFRDTIGQVARKPRVLIIRMRYVPALDSTGMYTLSELARRSRKDGTTVLLSDVHMQPMVALTGSPALTEIGKENLFDNIDAALVRARELVGVPVVDSEIAAGGEP
- a CDS encoding multicopper oxidase domain-containing protein; protein product: MSRSSIDIETMEDAVDAVASRRESRRSFLRNGAVAAVAGTLLSACKPAAASEGAPKTVARATPPVSPPVAFGVDDVSAASIAAADAMDRMHEAGIKAFPAASKGRGNQLLAPRIERGVKVFDLTARRMQWETEPGKATEAWAYNGMVPGPMMRVRAGDRVRVNIKNELPESTSIHFHGVELANSQDGVPFITQPPIKPGQSYTYDFIPPNHGSHMYHSHHNSTKQVSLGLLGAFIVEPKDSSEEPHADVDHVLILNDGLNGFTINGKGFPATEPIVAKLGQTVRIRFMNEGMMIHPMHLHGMHMTVIAKDGWAQPQPWKCDTLNVAPGERWDVLVKCNNPGTWAFHCHILPHAESEHGMFGMVTALIVK